The Phalacrocorax carbo chromosome 28, bPhaCar2.1, whole genome shotgun sequence genome segment CGCCGGCGTGCTGACCGGGGCCACGATCTCGGCACCGGGGTTGGTGAAGCTGCTCTCCTTCATGGTGACGCGTCCCTCCAGCTCCACGTCGCACAGGTGGGTCTTTCTGTAGGCGGCCACGAGGCGACCTGGGGACAAGAGAGTGCAAAGGGGGGGCACCTGCGGGGGCTGGGGACGCCCGGTCAGCAGGGCCGGGGGCTCTCACCTGCGGGGTCCAGCAGCGCGTGGCAGTTGTAGATGCGCTGCGTGGTCGGCCAGTCCTGGCCACGCTCATGGAAGCCACCAAGGGACAGCCACACGCCACAGTCCCTGGGGAGAGGGACCGGGGGTCACCGCGGCTCCGCTGGGGACAGGGATCCTGCAGCCAGCACCTGCGGCTGCATCGCCGCCACCCCAGTAGTCTGTGGGACGAGCACGGGGGTCCCCCCGTCGGTACCTGGCCAGCTCGGCGTAGCGTCCCATGAGGTCCCCATCCAGTCCCTCGGCCAGGCTGAGGGTCTGCGCCGTGTCGGAGCCGATGTAGTCGAAGCCCTCGGGGAGGAAGACGAGGCAGGCGCCGCGATGAGCCGCCTCCCGCACCAGCCCGGCGCAGGCGGCGAAGTTCAGCTCCTTGTCAGGCGTGGAGGTGACCTGGCCCACGGCCACCAGCGGCTTCAGCCCCGGGGGACCCGCCAtggcgcggggcgggcgcggggagCTGTG includes the following:
- the NIT1 gene encoding deaminated glutathione amidase isoform X2, whose translation is MAGPPGLKPLVAVGQVTSTPDKELNFAACAGLVREAAHRGACLVFLPEGFDYIGSDTAQTLSLAEGLDGDLMGRYAELARDCGVWLSLGGFHERGQDWPTTQRIYNCHALLDPAGRLVAAYRKTHLCDVELEGRVTMKESSFTNPGAEIVAPVSTPAGKLGLAICYDLRFPEISLALRRAGAEILTYPSAFTVPTGSAHWEVLLRARAIESQCYVVAAAQTGKNHERRTSYGHALVVDPWGAVVAQCREGPGLCYAEIDLDYLHRIRQEIPVHGHRRTDLYGRVGLAP
- the NIT1 gene encoding deaminated glutathione amidase isoform X1 — its product is MLRAVPWTPLRCLLPAPRCTPRRLHGSDTPGSSPRPPRAMAGPPGLKPLVAVGQVTSTPDKELNFAACAGLVREAAHRGACLVFLPEGFDYIGSDTAQTLSLAEGLDGDLMGRYAELARDCGVWLSLGGFHERGQDWPTTQRIYNCHALLDPAGRLVAAYRKTHLCDVELEGRVTMKESSFTNPGAEIVAPVSTPAGKLGLAICYDLRFPEISLALRRAGAEILTYPSAFTVPTGSAHWEVLLRARAIESQCYVVAAAQTGKNHERRTSYGHALVVDPWGAVVAQCREGPGLCYAEIDLDYLHRIRQEIPVHGHRRTDLYGRVGLAP